A DNA window from Corvus cornix cornix isolate S_Up_H32 chromosome 13, ASM73873v5, whole genome shotgun sequence contains the following coding sequences:
- the CDC23 gene encoding cell division cycle protein 23 homolog, with protein sequence MAAAAMVAAAAGGGDFSDLREIKKQLLSVAERSRERGLQHSGKWAAELAFALEPLPLSELPPPPVLTEEDARDLDAYTLAKSYFDLKEYDRAAYFLRGCKSQKAYFLYMYSRYLSGEKKKDDETVDSLGPLEKGQVKNEALRELRVELSKKHKAQELDGFGLYLYGVVLRKLDLVKEAIDVFVEAAHVLPLHWGAWLELCNLITDKEMLKFLSLPDTWMKEFFLAHIYTELQLIEEALQKYQSLIDAGFSKSTYIISQIAVAYHNIRDIDKALSIFNELRKQDPYRIENMDTFSNLLYVRSMKPELSYLAHNLCEIDKYRVETCCVIGNYYSLRSQHEKAALYFQRALKLNPRYLGAWTLMGHEYMEMKNTSAAIQAYRHAIEVNKRDYRAWYGLGQTYEILKMPFYCLYYYRRAHQLRPNDSRMLVALGECYEKLNQLVEAKKCYWRAYAVGDVEKMALVKLAKLHEQLNESEQAAQCYIKYIQDIYSCGEVVEHLEVSTAFRYLAQYYFKCKLWDEASACAQKCCAFNDTREEGKALLRQILQLRNQGETSSTDVAAPFFLPASLSANNTPTRRVSPLNLSSVTP encoded by the exons atggcggcggcggcaatggtggcggcggcggcgggcggcggcgaCTTCTCGGATCTGCGGGAGATcaagaagcagctgctgagcgTGGCAGAGCGGAGCCGCGAACGCGGGCTGCAGCACAGCGGGAAGTg GGCTGCTGAACTTGCATTCGCCCTGGAGCCACTGCCGTTGAGCGAGCTGCCGCCTCCCCCCGTGCTCACCGAG gaggaTGCTCGTGATCTGGATGCCTACACGTTGGCCAAGTCTTACTTCGATCTCAAGGAATATGACCGGGCTGCCTACTTTTTACGGGGCTGCAAGAGCCAGAAAGCTTACTTCTTATACATGTACTCCAGATATCTG tcaggggaaaagaagaaggatGATGAGACAGTTGATAGTTTGG GACCTCTGGAAAAAGGACAAGTGAAAAATGAAGCTTTACGAGAATTGAGAGTTGAGCTCAGCAAGAAACACAAGGCACAGGAACTGGATGGATTTGGCCTTTATCT ATACGGTGTTGTGCTGCGGAAGCTGGACCTGGTGAAAGAAGCAATAGATGTGTTTGTTGAAGCTGCTCATGTCCTGCCTTTGCATTGGGGAGCCTGGCTGGAACTTTGCAACTTGATTACAGATAAAGAGATG TTGAAGTTCCTGTCCTTGCCAGATACATGGATGAAAGAGTTCTTTCTTGCACACATTTatacagagctgcagctgataGAGGAAGCTCTGCAGAAGTATCAGAGTCTCATTGATGCAGGATTTTCCAAAAGCACTTACATCATCTCTCAGATTGCAGTTGCTTACCACAATATAAGAG ATATTGACAAAGCCTTGTCCATCTTTAATGAGCTGAGGAAACAAGATCCCTACAGGATAGAAAACATGGACACTTTCTCCAACTTGCTCTATGTAAGG AGCATGAAGCCTGAGTTGAGCTACCTGGCTCATAATCTCTGTGAAATAGACAAGTACCGTGTTGAGACCTGCTGTGTAATTG GAAATTATTATAGCTTGCGTTCCCAGCATGAAAAAGCAGCGCTCTATTTCCAGAGGGCCTTGAAATTGAATCCTCGTTATCTAGGAGCCTGGACACTTATGGGACATGAGTACATGGAAATGAAGAACACATCTGCAGCTATCCAGGCTTATAG GCATGCAATAGAGGTGAACAAAAGGGACTACAGAGCATGGTATGGCTTGGGGCAAACCTATGAAATCCTCAAAATGCCATTTTACTGTCTCTACTACTACCGGCGGGCCCACCAGCTCAG ACCAAATGATTCTCGTATGCTGGTTGCTCTAGGAGAATGCTATGAGAAACTCAATCAGTTGGTGGAGGCTAAAAAG TGCTATTGGAGAGCTTATGCTGTGGGAGATGTGGAGAAAATGGCACTTGTGAAACTCGCCAA gTTGCATGAACAGCTAAATGAATCTGAACAGGCAGCTCAGTGCTACATCAAATACATTCAGGATATCTATTCCTGTGGG GAGGTAGTGGAGCACCTGGAAGTCAGCACTGCATTCCGTTACCTGGCCCAGTACTACTTCAAGTGTAAGCTTTGGGATGAAGCCTCAGCATGTGCTCAGAAATGCTGTGCCTTCAATGAT accagagaagaaggaaaggccCTTCTGCGGCAGATCTTACAGCTTCGCAACCAAGGAGAAACATCATCCACAGATGTTGCtgctccctttttccttcctgcatccTTGTCCGCTAACAACACTCCCACACGTCGTGTTTCCCCTCTCAATCTGTCTTCTGTAACACCATGA